In a single window of the Gossypium hirsutum isolate 1008001.06 chromosome A13, Gossypium_hirsutum_v2.1, whole genome shotgun sequence genome:
- the LOC107932404 gene encoding putative deoxyribonuclease TATDN1 isoform X1, with amino-acid sequence MGLRNIFTGIRFNFSVPKYTDIAVNFTDGMFKGIYNGKQHHVSDIATVLSRAWNAGVDRIIVTGGSLEESKEALAIAETDGRLFCTVGVHPTRCKEFEESGGPKKHFQALLALAKEGIQKGKVVAIGECGLDYDRLHFCPPEVQKKYFEKQFELAYATKLPMFLHMRAAAEDFCEIMERNINKFTGGVTHSFTGSAEDRDKLLSFHNMYIGVNGCSLKMAENLDVVRGIPVERMMIETDSPYCEIKSTHAGINFVKSLWPSKKKEKYDKECLVKGRNEPCLVLVKATIERYKKASDSSNTGSVAEVNAQFYQQEAEKLRNQIRNLQNTNRHMLGESVGGLPMKELKSLESRLEKGISRIRSKKNELLFAEIEYMQKKVKIVKCTVNDIPVDISFNQTAGLSALCFLEKV; translated from the exons ATGGGATTGAG GAACATCTTCACAGGTATCCGTTTCAATTTTTCTGTCCCAAAATACACAGATATCGCCGTCAACTTCACAG ATGGCATGTTTAAAGGCATTTATAACGGCAAGCAACATCACGTTTCTGATATTGCTACTGTTCTGAGTCGAGCTTGGAACGCTGGCGTCGATCGAATTATC GTTACGGGTGGTTCCCTTGAGGAGTCAAAGGAAGCTCTTGCTATTGCAGAAACTGATG GGAGGCTTTTCTGCACAGTTGGAGTGCACCCAACTAGATGCAAG gaGTTTGAAGAGAGTGGGGGTCCTAAAAAACATTTTCAAGCTCTTTTGGCATTGGCTAAGGAGGGAATTCAAAAAGGGAAG GTGGTTGCAATTGGTGAATGTGGATTGGATTATGACAGGCTTCACTTTTGCCCACCAGAAGTTCAAAAGAA GTATTTTGAGAAGCAGTTTGAATTAGCATATGCCACAAAGCTGCCCATGTTTCTGCATATGCGTGCAGCTGCAGAAGATTTCTGTGAAATTATGGAACGAAATATTAACAA GTTCACTGGTGGGGTTACTCATTCATTTACCGGTAGTGCTGAAGACCGTGATAAGCTTCTCTCATTTCATAACATGTATATAG GTGTAAATGGATGCTCTCTGAAGATGGCTGAAAATCTTGATGTTGTGAGGGGCATACCTGTTGAAAGAATGATGATTGAGACTGATTCTCCATATTGTGAAATCAAGAGTACTCATGCTGGGATTAATTTTGTGAAATCCTTATGGCCTTCTAAGAAGAAAGAGAAGTATGACAAAGAGTGTCTTGTTAAAGGGCGTAATGAACCTTGTTTAGTGCT TGTTAAAGCAACAATTGAGAGGTACAAAAAGGCTTCTGATTCCTCCAATACTGGGTCAGTTGCTGAAGTTAATGCTCAG TTCTATCAGCAAGAAGCTGAGAAACTCCGAAATCAAATCCGGAATTTGCAGAATACAAACAG gCACATGCTGGGGGAGTCCGTAGGGGGATTGCCTATGAAAGAGCTTAAGAGCTTGGAGAGTCGTTTAGAAAAAGGAATTAGCAGAATCCGTTCCAAAAAG AATGAGCTGTTGTTTGCTGAAATAGAGTATATGCAGAAAAAG GTTAAAATAGTGAAATGCACTGTGAATGACATACCGGTGGACATCTCTTTCAATCAAACGGCTGGTCTATCTGCACTTTGCTTTCTGGAGAAG gTTTGA
- the LOC107932404 gene encoding putative deoxyribonuclease TATDN1 isoform X2, with protein sequence MGLRNIFTGIRFNFSVPKYTDIAVNFTDGMFKGIYNGKQHHVSDIATVLSRAWNAGVDRIIVTGGSLEESKEALAIAETDGRLFCTVGVHPTRCKVVAIGECGLDYDRLHFCPPEVQKKYFEKQFELAYATKLPMFLHMRAAAEDFCEIMERNINKFTGGVTHSFTGSAEDRDKLLSFHNMYIGVNGCSLKMAENLDVVRGIPVERMMIETDSPYCEIKSTHAGINFVKSLWPSKKKEKYDKECLVKGRNEPCLVLVKATIERYKKASDSSNTGSVAEVNAQFYQQEAEKLRNQIRNLQNTNRHMLGESVGGLPMKELKSLESRLEKGISRIRSKKNELLFAEIEYMQKKVKIVKCTVNDIPVDISFNQTAGLSALCFLEKV encoded by the exons ATGGGATTGAG GAACATCTTCACAGGTATCCGTTTCAATTTTTCTGTCCCAAAATACACAGATATCGCCGTCAACTTCACAG ATGGCATGTTTAAAGGCATTTATAACGGCAAGCAACATCACGTTTCTGATATTGCTACTGTTCTGAGTCGAGCTTGGAACGCTGGCGTCGATCGAATTATC GTTACGGGTGGTTCCCTTGAGGAGTCAAAGGAAGCTCTTGCTATTGCAGAAACTGATG GGAGGCTTTTCTGCACAGTTGGAGTGCACCCAACTAGATGCAAG GTGGTTGCAATTGGTGAATGTGGATTGGATTATGACAGGCTTCACTTTTGCCCACCAGAAGTTCAAAAGAA GTATTTTGAGAAGCAGTTTGAATTAGCATATGCCACAAAGCTGCCCATGTTTCTGCATATGCGTGCAGCTGCAGAAGATTTCTGTGAAATTATGGAACGAAATATTAACAA GTTCACTGGTGGGGTTACTCATTCATTTACCGGTAGTGCTGAAGACCGTGATAAGCTTCTCTCATTTCATAACATGTATATAG GTGTAAATGGATGCTCTCTGAAGATGGCTGAAAATCTTGATGTTGTGAGGGGCATACCTGTTGAAAGAATGATGATTGAGACTGATTCTCCATATTGTGAAATCAAGAGTACTCATGCTGGGATTAATTTTGTGAAATCCTTATGGCCTTCTAAGAAGAAAGAGAAGTATGACAAAGAGTGTCTTGTTAAAGGGCGTAATGAACCTTGTTTAGTGCT TGTTAAAGCAACAATTGAGAGGTACAAAAAGGCTTCTGATTCCTCCAATACTGGGTCAGTTGCTGAAGTTAATGCTCAG TTCTATCAGCAAGAAGCTGAGAAACTCCGAAATCAAATCCGGAATTTGCAGAATACAAACAG gCACATGCTGGGGGAGTCCGTAGGGGGATTGCCTATGAAAGAGCTTAAGAGCTTGGAGAGTCGTTTAGAAAAAGGAATTAGCAGAATCCGTTCCAAAAAG AATGAGCTGTTGTTTGCTGAAATAGAGTATATGCAGAAAAAG GTTAAAATAGTGAAATGCACTGTGAATGACATACCGGTGGACATCTCTTTCAATCAAACGGCTGGTCTATCTGCACTTTGCTTTCTGGAGAAG gTTTGA